gtggaatcttccttgtatgtgTCATGGGCTACCCGAGGAGGCCCattagtgaaccgccatgggggtcctcggcccgacccACCTGGTCGGGAGACAATGTGGTGAGTACTGCTACTTGTGAGCTATGTTgggattttccccgaagaggaagggtgaagcaatataatagctgataagtatttccctctgtgagaaccaaggttatcgaaccaataggagaaccacaCAAATCTTAATGAACAATACCTGCATACAcaagagcaaatacttgcacccagcgcgggcaagagggttgtcaatccccttgaactcgttaTTTGCAAGGATGAAATCTAGTAGTGGTAGATGgataaattgcaaaacaaaagaaaagtaaataaattgcagcaaggtatttctggttttagtaatatgataaagatagacccggggccatagttttcactagaggcttatCTCTCGAATAAATATCatacggtgggtagacaaattacagttgggcaattgatagaaaaacgcatagttatgacattattcatggcagtgatcatgtatataggcatcacgtccgtgacaaatagaccgactcattgctgcatctactactattactccacttcgAGAGCACTTCTATGCTTGCCTCTCTacatactaagttcatgacaaacagaGTTATGCACGAGGTATGGTGACATGATGTAGTCAGAATAAAACAAAGAAATATGATTGAACCCCATCGTTTTACCCTTAATGAAAAAAATACAAATAAAAGACCCGCTAgcctttctgtcactgggtgaggacaccgcaagattgaacccatcacaaatcACCTCTCCTACTGAAGATAAATTAATCTAGTTGGTCAAACCATACGGATaaatcggagagaaatacaaagcaataataatcatgcataataaagtgtAGAAAATactcaattactttcaatgaataatctgatcataaatccacaattcgatcataaacccataattcatcagatcacaacaaacacaccgcaaaagaaaatTACATCGGATTGAagtccaagaagatcgaggagagcATTATATTGAAGATCAGAGAGAaacaagaagccatctagctactagctatggacccgttggtctatggtaaactactcacacatcattaaAGGTGtagcaaggatgatgtagaagccctccgcgatcgattccccctccggcagagtaccggaaaaggcctccagatgggatcgcaGAAGAACAGAAGCTTGTGGTGGCGGGAAAAGTGTTCCAGATGGCTCTgtgttggtttgggaatatttgagaatttatagaggtggaattaggtcaaacggagcTACGTGGGACCAACGAGCTCAGGGACCCCCCAATGGGGCGCGTCGGGTGAGCTCGTCGCTCTCCTGTAGATTTTCTAGCCTTCCCCCGAACGTTGTAGTGTcacttctggtccagaaaaaatcatcgtaaagtttcatCATGTTTGGACTCAGTTTGTATTAACTTtctgaaaagccaaaaaaaagtaagaaacaacaactgacaccgggcactaagttaataggttagtcccaaaaaattattttattttgtattgatATGGCGAATAGCTTAGGCCAGAGACGGCGGGGTGACTCGGTCCCGTTCCATGAGTCTCGAAAAATCGATGCGCTTTCCTCATCCATTGTCGATCTTGGTCACAGGAGCAAAAATGTCTTGGTCTTGGGGAGCGGGGCAAGTCCATACCATGACAGGGTAAGTTGACTGTCGTCTAAGTTGTAGCCTAGctgaaatgtttcagacttgcATGCCACGCCCGTGCTGAAGCTTGTGCGTGCATATATGTTGTTTTTTATTTTAAGACGAGAGAAGAAATGACAATGGGTTTTAGGTCGAGCTCGTTGCAATGCTTTATACAGAGGAAGACCTTTCATAAAGACTGTAACCCTTTGAATCACTGCATATCTCTATTAGATTTGACTGTAGAAGATTAATTGTGAAGCGATATGCAACACCATTCACATAGGGAGAGTCTCCTTTTCTTGCATATTTGAATGCTTGTATGGCTTCCCAATGAACAGGGAAAGAGAGAACACTTTTTTTGTATGGATGATTGGCTATGATTGCTTCAGGAGGTTGCCTGGCTATCAGAGAGCGAGACTGAACAATGAATGGATAGTGCCACATGGCACACAGTCTTGTGCGGAGCTGCGCATCAGCCATGAACACATCTTTCAAAAAATTATTGCCGGCATTCATTGTACAATGCATATGCGGAAAATCAATTGATAGTGAGTATTTCAATAATGCAAGTAGTTAAAAGGAAACATTAATATTGATTAGGAGAGTGGCCTAATTTACGATCTAAACGTGTATAAAACTTGATCTAAAAGCTGATAGTTTCATTCTATATGCCTTTTTCCTGTCACAACATGGCAAATATTATAGTAAACAACAGAAATAATCATTTTAAATAGGAAAAAGGTTAAATTTTGTGTACAAAGTTTGCATATGCGGGAGATGACTATGTTGAGTTCAAAATAATTAATTGTAGCATTCATGAACTGAGAAATGGTGCCTAGGGATGTTGAGGTCCACAGAAATTGCCATGAACGCGCATGAGGTTGGACGTGGCTTGGGCTTGATGCAACAATGGTTTGATGAAAAGCTTGAACCCCGCATGCTCAATAGGGTTTGCCCCAATGGCCGCATTGCGGAGCTCTGGGAGGCTAAAACACCATCAAGAAATCCTCCCGGTGGAAACAATGAACCGAGAACTGATTCCTAGGGATTTTCAGCCACACAAAAATCGCCTCGCCTGCCTTGGAGCATGAGACCGGCGGCCTTGCACCAACCACATAAACCACACCGTGAGCCGAAGTCCATGCTCCATGTCCAACCCATCACTGGTGAGTGGTGGAGGATACAGATCTCACTCCGGCCTACCAGTGAAGATTTCCATGTCCGCATGGGAGGGATCTTGGGCGGAACTGGGGAGGACAGCGCCACCGGTGCCTCCTGCCTAGGCTCCAACATAACCCTGCCCATGAGCCTGATTGACAGTGAGGCCGGAGCACCGCTAGACATCTTGGCTAACGCTGCCCAACGGATCTCCCCCTCAGGAACCAGGCTCCTAGATCTCTTGCGTTGGGACGAACCATGGCCCACGATGCCGCAACGGATGCACAAGGGATAAAAGGTGCAATCCAACTCGGTATGCCCCTCCCGAAAGCACTGGAAGTAGAGGCCAAAAAGCTCCGATGTAACTTTCCTGGCGCTCCTGGGAGGAAGCGGATGAGCGTTTCCCCACCGAGCTAGCCTCCTGCTAGTGCCGTAGCGCTCGACGCCCTAGGTGACGCAACACCTTCTAAGGATGAGCGGGAGGAGCTAGGTGAATCTGAGAAGCCTAGACCCGAGACCACCGGCTGTTCACGTGGAAAGGTTGTAGAACCGACGTCAGGCTGGTCGAGCCAGAGGCCATGGGAGCCAAGGGGGATTGAAGGTAGACATACTTGGTGTTTTCTTAAAAAAGGTACCACAATATCTGGCGGACGTCAAAACGGAAGGCACCCACGAGCGAACAATTCGTTCGCTGGGACGGGGATGATCAAGCAAACTATTTAGGTAGCTATATACGGGTGTTTCCCTGAGACCCCCAAGTTGGCCAGATAATTATGGTCCAGAAACAAGGGTTGTGCCAAATATTTGATAATTTTAGAAAAATTGCCATCAACCAAAATTGAAATATGATCTTATATAGAAAAAGGCATAGACAACATAATTTACAAAATGCAAACAAAAAAGCCATGGTAGCATACCAGAAAAATAGTTACATGGCGAAAAGGCCATAGTaaattataaaaataaaaaaaaattgtggTCCAAATTGCAGACAGAGAACATTATGCATGGCAAATTTGCATATTAATTAAAAGAAAGACATACGCAGAGAACTTTCGATGCTTTATATTTTCATTTTCAAAAACACATAGAAATCACACACAGGAAGTTGTCATGATCCAAAAAATAAATACTATTGCCATGCTCTCAATAATAAAATTTCCATGCTCTAAAATAATAAAATTGCTATCCTCTTAGTAATAAAACTGGCATGTGcgaaaatagaaaataaaattccAAAATTGCCATGAAAATAATCAATAAAAGTTCTCAAAGCTTGCTATGGTGTAGCATTACAAAAAATAGACTAAAATTGCTATGTTTGGAAGTAAAAAATGTTATGAATTTGTCATGGGACCATGAGAAAAATTTCCTAAGTTTTTCCATGTGTACAAAACAAAATTGACATCTGAAGCATTACGAAAAGGTATTAAAATTTGCCACGTGGCAAGTTAGCTTTTTCTACATATAAATCTGCCATTTTTCTTTTAAAAACTGCCATGTACCAATTTTTTGTGCATATTTTCGCCACCTTgtaaaagtaaaaaataaaaaataaaaggaGGATCTGGGATTCAATCACAGGTCTCCGGTGGGCGTCTCTGCTTGGTTAGGATAGCGTTCGTGCAACTTTTATGTCCTGCTTACGAGTTTCGAATCTGATGTGGCAGGGCTTCTTGTGCTAAGGTCCGTGCATGTGATCAGGTGGCAGGGTAGAGTGTTAGCTGGATTTGTTACAAATAAGACGTCCCCAATATTATCTTCAAAAAAGAGAGGGTAACCTTGGATTTTGTGGGTCATTATACAAAGGTGGATTGTGTAGCCTCAACACGGTTTTATAGTACGATTACTTCATATTTATTATTTTCGTATGGTTATTTAGGAGCCTTGTATAAGCTGAACATGTAGAGTTTAGCAAACCAAACAGTGTTATTAGGTTGACACTGtattagggcatgtacaatgaaGGCAGCACTATGTAGCTGCCCCATCCGCCATGTAGGTTGAGACCACTGTATAATTTTTCTCTCTCCCAAAGCAGCCATAGCTTGCCCGGACCACACCTCCATCATATTTCTTAGCATCTCTCTTACTTTTTCCTTTACACATGCATCACATCTCTCACAACGTGttcctctttttttctttatttcaACTTTTTGGATGAAGCACCAGTCTCCTCTGTAAGAATCCGTTCCTCTCTTCAAGCACTAGCTTTTTTCCCTCTCTCTTCCACATCACCAGCTTTTTTTATGGAGCAGCAGTCCAACTTGGAGCATTGGCCATGCCCTTAGCTTAAGCAATTGAGCTGTCTATTGCTTCCACCCGAGTCCACCAAACGGTAGGAATTCTTTGCAAAAGTAGTCCAACTTTGAAAAGCAAATCACTCGTGCCCGATGTAGCTGAGCAGATCAAAAGTTAGCAGCACGAATCGTAAAGCTGTGGCCTCCAGATCTTTCTGGAAGGCTCGAGAGCCCAACCGATCTGTCCAGAACCTTCTAAACCCGTTTCCCATCCCCTCCCCAAGAAATCTCCCCCGCTCCCCACTTACAAaaggcaaatttgacaaatttgatctgtggacgaaatcaaatcacagaatgaactgcccgtggaactatttcacgcggctgacctttttgtgtgacgcccgacacgaaggcgccacactacattgtgcaacgcctcacagataggcgctacacgcccTTACAAAAGAGGTAATAGCACCGCAGGTCCTCAAACTTGTCTTGCATGTGATGGTTTGGCCTAAAACTTGCAAAAGTAGATTATTTGGTCCTCCAACTTGTCCTCAAGGTGCAAATTTGGTCCTGGGCCAATCAACAGCCGCCAAGTGGAGCCAGCTCGGCCGAGCTGGTCAGCGCCGAACGTTTTGCATTTTGCCCCCTGCCATTACTCGTTTTCAACCCGCAGGACACCCGCGACCGCCTCCTGCAACTCCAGCACCGCCTGCAGGACCTCCAGGCCGACGACGGCGCCCCCACAGCCACCCCTGCGGACGCGGACGCCACCCTCGGCGAGCTCGCCTCCAACCTCTGACGCgtacgccgacgccgacgccacGATGCGCTGCTCGCGCAGCAGTTCCCGGTCCGCCCCAGATCCCGGGCCCATGCCCTCGACCGCGTCATGGCCGCCGTCCTGGCCATCAAGTTGTTGGAGGAGCACCTCATCCCGCGCTGCGCCGAGTGCCTCGCCAGAGGCAAGGCCCCCGTCCCCGGCAAGACCCCCGACTCCTCCACCTCCTCGCCGGACAGCAGCCCCGACAGGGACGACCCGGACCCGGTCGTGGCCGCCACCGAGGCCCTTGCCAATGTCGACCTCTCCGACGACCCGgacaccaccgccaccgccaAGTCCAGCTCCAGAAAGCCCCATCAGGCAGccagaggcggcggcggcgacgtggGCAAGTCGCTCGACTACATGTACCGCGCGTGCAGGATCGCTCGCCGTGAAGCACATCGACATCGTCGTCTCCGTCCTCTCCCGCTTCATGGAGCCCAAGAAGCTCACCAGCCTCGCCGAGTGATTCGTACGTGAGTCATCTTGCTCTGTTATGTTTCTAGCCATGGAGGATTTACTGCTAGTAGTGCGTAGTGGTTTGGATGAGTGATTTGGGTAGTCGTTTAGCTCAATAGAGGTTCAGATGAGAGATGAGCACTGTGTTCTGTACTTCTGATTGCATTCTGTGGCACCGAATGGTTGTTGCCTAGCTTATCCAGTACGACTTGAATGAATTTTGGTGCGAATTTGGTTGATCTTCTTGTGCTCTGTTCCGACTGTTTGTTCAACTTCTGTTGTTGCTTGTGCTAATTTTTTCATGCATGCATCAGTTACTGTTTAGATGGCTCAATTCACTTCCAGTTTTACTCTGGATCATCCTATGCATATAAGGAATGTTGTTCACTTGTTAGGATTCTGTTTGAAAAGCTTGTGCGTTTGATGATCAGGCACAGGACCGGATGCCACAAACTCACTGCAATGATCATTTCGTTCTTCTATTATGATATACTCCGAAGTACTGCATATTTATGTGTTTTGCACCATGGATTATACAACGTGAATGTTATATAGGATCATGCTAAATTGCTAACTGAATGTCTTTGGCAGTCCCCTTTCGGTTATGGCTCGTGAACTTAATTACGGTGTTCATCTTGTTTCTGATCTGTTAAGGTGTGCATGATTGATCGACTGCATGTTCTGTTTTTGCACCGTGGATCATGTAGGACGAACGTCATTCAGATACAGGATCAGCCTTACTGAAACTCTTTGATATTCCCGTCTTTTCGGTTTTGACTGATGAACTCACCTCGGTTAAATTCTAGCTTATGACAGAAATGTTGGTAGCTGCGCTAAGCTTCAGGATTTTATCAGTACTTAGGATTGATCAACTACAGAACCTGACTAAAGTTACCTTTAATTGTGTCCCATCAAACAGTTTTTGGAGAGTTGGTTGCTGGGCTAAGTTAGTTTCTGTTGGTTGCTAGGCAATTTCCTAGTTGTGTCTGATCAAGCAGTTTTCTAGAGTTGTGCAAATGCAACTTAATGTTGGTCAGGTTCTGTAGAATTATGCACTGATAAACTTGTCATCGTACATGGTCTTTATTTATCGTGTTACCACTCTCGTTTAAATGCATTTGTTTTTGGAGACAAGGCAGTGAAAGGAGGTGCAGAGTAACATGTTTCAGATTACATGCATGTTAAGTACACAAGCCCTACTTTGCATTTTGCCCAGCAACGTTGCCTCTATACCATATTTTAAACTGCTAATTCTGCTGTATATGTCCTTCCTGGGCTCATTAATTTGTGAATCACAGAATATGAGTAGTGTTGTATTCGAGCTCTGAATTTCGTACAGTAGAGCACACACACACATGACACATGTACAAGTAGAGTAATTCGCACCGTCAGACCAACTCAGAAATGGGTTCTTTGTATTTTTCAGTTTGTTCCGGTCATCATTTTGTGTACGTGATGGATCAACTTCTTGTTGTATTTGTGCCCTTCTTTTTTGGTTTTGGTTGACTCGTGAGATTACCTCACTTTTATTCCGTTGTATGCCAGAAAGGTCGGTTGTTCATCGATGCCTCAGTGTTTCAGCATTGGTTCCTCTAGTTTCTGTCAAGTTACTAGGTAGTTTGTATCCTAAAGTTGTGTCTGATTAAGCAGTTTCCCAGAGTTGGTTGATGGGCTAAGAGCCTAAGAGGTTAGGTAGTTTCCTAGTTGAACAATGCAAATGCAACTAGTTTCCTACAGTACTTTTTACTTGCTTGCTGATCGATTTGTTGTCTAGAGTTGAGCATCATTAGTCAGGTTATGTAAAATTCTGTGCTGCTGAACTTGGCGCAGGTggagcggcagcagcagcaggacGCCGCGGTGCCATTCCTCGTGGGCGGCAATGAGGAGGTCAGCTTCGGGTGCCCCGGCAGCTTCAGGCCACCATCGCCGGGCGCCGGCGTGCTCCCCCTCGTCCACTCCGGCCACAACCTGGGCAGCAGGCGCTCGTCACGATCAAGGCGTCCTGCGGGTTAATTTCCATATATAGCAGGGGGCTGAATGCAAAATGGGGTGCGCTGACCAGCTCGGCCGAGCTGGCTCCACTTGGCGGCTGTTGATTGGCCCAGGACCAAATTTGCACCTTGAGGACAAGTTGGAGGACCAAATAATCTACTTTTGCAAGATTTAGGACCAAACCATCACATGCAAGACAAGTTTGAGGACCTGCGATGCTATTACCTCCTTACAAAACCCCCTCCATTTCGCTCACCACAAGAATCCAAAatcacagcagaagagagagagaaagaagagcgagagagagaaagaagagagggaCCATGGCTTCCGCCGTCGCTTGCAAGGGCAAGGACACCGCGCCGGCCAGACTCCTCAAGTCCGGTGCTCCCGTGGCCTTCTGCTCGCTCGGCTCCCCCGCCGTcaccgccgctcgccgcccgTACAACACCCAGGCCAAGGAGGTCAGCCGctacgacgacgacaacgacgactaCAGCGGTCGCGACCTCGTCATCCCCAGCTTCTTCCCGCAGGGTATGCTTTCCTTCCCCACCTGTGGTGCACGGTTTCTTTGCCTTCGTTCTGAAGTATCAACATCGCAGCGTTCTGATCTGCTTTTGGTGTCCTCGGTGTTGATTCTGCAGACGTGCTCGACCCGCTCGGCGCGCCGACCAGCATGGCCCGTCTGCTGTCTCTCATGGAGGACGTCGCAACTCAGACCGGCGGCCTCTCCTCCACTGCTGGTGCTGGGGCGTCACGGCTCGGACGGTGGGTGGCCAAGGAGGACGACGACGCGGTGTACCTCAAGGTGCCGATGCCGGGGCTGACCAAGGAGCACGTGGAGGTGCGCGCGGACAAGAACATCCTGATGATCAAGGGCGAGGACGAGAAGCAGCCCTGGGACGGCGACGACGACTCCAAGGTGCCGAGGTACAACCGCCGCATCGAGATGCCCGCTGCTGACGCGTACAAGATGGACAAGATCAAGGCCGAGATGAAGAATGGCGTGCTCTGGGTCACCCTGCTCAAGGTCAAGGAGGAGG
This sequence is a window from Aegilops tauschii subsp. strangulata cultivar AL8/78 chromosome 7, Aet v6.0, whole genome shotgun sequence. Protein-coding genes within it:
- the LOC109780129 gene encoding 26.2 kDa heat shock protein, mitochondrial isoform X1, giving the protein MASAVACKGKDTAPARLLKSGAPVAFCSLGSPAVTAARRPYNTQAKEVSRYDDDNDDYSGRDLVIPSFFPQDVLDPLGAPTSMARLLSLMEDVATQTGGLSSTAGAGASRLGRWVAKEDDDAVYLKVPMPGLTKEHVEVRADKNILMIKGEDEKQPWDGDDDSKVPRYNRRIEMPAADAYKMDKIKAEMKNGVLWVTLLKVKEEERKDVFHVKVE
- the LOC109780129 gene encoding 26.2 kDa heat shock protein, mitochondrial isoform X2; the encoded protein is MLLPPYKTPSISLTTRIQNHSRRERERRARERKKRGTMASAVACKGKDTAPARLLKSGAPVAFCSLGSPAVTAARRPYNTQAKEVSRYDDDNDDYSGRDLVIPSFFPQDVLDPLGAPTSMARLLSLMEDVATQTGGLSSTAGAGASRLGRWVAKEDDDAVYLKVPMPGLTKEHVEVRADKNILMIKGEDEKQPWDGDDDSKVPRYNRRIEMPAADAYKMDKIKAEMKNGVLWVTLLKVKEEERKDVFHVKVE